A region of Sphingobium baderi DNA encodes the following proteins:
- a CDS encoding type IV toxin-antitoxin system AbiEi family antitoxin yields MASQTLGKLNRLQRDLPESLLVDAAWMEAHGYSSSLRSQYVRAGWLDSPTRRVYRRSRGPLTWEQAVISLQSLLDLPLTVGGRTALEQQGYAHYLSITVREVHLYGPSRPPTWLDSLPLDVSFRWHNSLRLFPVDGEIPPEPAPRMSSTAGTTLPIRCSSKERAVLELLDELPHESFHQVDMLMEGMSDLSPRRLQTLLEACASVKVKRLFLFFADRHGHAWRSKLDVSRLDLGSGKRVLVKGGKLDRRYNITVPSDLAGE; encoded by the coding sequence ATGGCTTCGCAAACATTAGGAAAATTAAACCGGCTGCAACGGGATCTCCCAGAGAGCCTGCTGGTCGACGCGGCATGGATGGAAGCCCATGGTTACTCATCATCGCTGCGGAGCCAATATGTTCGCGCGGGATGGCTCGATAGCCCGACCCGGCGCGTCTATCGCCGCTCGCGTGGACCGCTCACCTGGGAACAGGCCGTTATCTCACTGCAATCCCTGTTGGACCTGCCTTTGACAGTTGGCGGGCGCACAGCGCTCGAACAGCAGGGCTACGCTCATTATCTCTCCATAACGGTGCGCGAAGTCCATCTCTATGGGCCAAGCCGGCCGCCGACATGGCTCGACAGCCTGCCACTCGATGTCTCGTTCCGCTGGCATAACAGCCTCCGGCTGTTTCCAGTCGACGGCGAGATTCCTCCCGAGCCTGCGCCCCGGATGTCCAGCACCGCCGGCACGACCTTGCCGATCCGCTGTTCGAGCAAGGAACGCGCCGTTCTCGAACTGCTCGATGAGCTTCCCCATGAGAGCTTCCATCAGGTCGACATGCTGATGGAAGGAATGAGCGACCTCAGCCCACGTCGCCTTCAGACACTTCTTGAGGCGTGCGCGAGCGTAAAAGTGAAGCGTCTCTTCCTCTTCTTCGCGGATCGCCATGGCCATGCCTGGCGTTCGAAGCTCGATGTTTCCCGCCTGGATCTCGGATCGGGCAAACGCGTCCTGGTCAAAGGAGGGAAGCTCGACCGGCGCTACAACATCACCGTGCCCTCCGACCTGGCGGGAGAATAG
- a CDS encoding conjugal transfer protein TraF — translation MIRVALLIVAVLLPILPVHAQTGDQRTGYWWYQAPPKPADDEPDPDALKKPAIPPMVELATWTPPKIRKLIEEQRDYAATVLTVDAVSDFWRLQDFARRKARAFAGVTQIAMLQNPELNAKSANPMVGEARDQLSAQKDQVRRQYLRSRANEFALVMFSRSTCGYCRVQWPIVQRFQDEMGWQVTLQDIDRKPELAQRFGVEVTPTTMVIRRGSQQRMVIASGVEAYPNLIQMAYQAVRLLAGDIRPEQFLTGAGEEDGFFDALANGPVSATDPRVLGGDLVDVRMEPRP, via the coding sequence GTGATCCGCGTCGCCCTCCTCATCGTGGCGGTGCTCCTGCCGATCCTGCCTGTCCATGCGCAGACCGGCGATCAGCGCACCGGCTACTGGTGGTATCAGGCGCCGCCCAAACCCGCCGACGATGAACCCGATCCCGACGCGCTCAAAAAGCCCGCGATCCCGCCGATGGTCGAGCTGGCGACCTGGACGCCGCCGAAGATCAGGAAGCTGATCGAGGAACAACGGGATTACGCGGCGACCGTGCTGACGGTCGATGCGGTGAGCGATTTCTGGCGCCTGCAGGACTTCGCCCGGCGCAAGGCCCGCGCCTTCGCCGGCGTCACCCAGATCGCCATGCTGCAAAATCCCGAACTCAACGCTAAATCGGCGAACCCGATGGTCGGCGAGGCGCGCGATCAGCTTTCCGCGCAGAAGGATCAGGTCCGGCGGCAGTATCTGCGCAGCCGCGCCAACGAGTTTGCGCTCGTCATGTTCTCGCGCTCGACCTGCGGCTACTGCCGCGTCCAGTGGCCGATCGTCCAGCGCTTCCAGGACGAGATGGGCTGGCAGGTCACGCTGCAGGACATCGACCGCAAGCCCGAACTCGCGCAGCGTTTCGGGGTCGAGGTCACGCCCACGACGATGGTGATCCGGCGGGGCAGCCAGCAGCGCATGGTGATCGCCAGCGGGGTCGAGGCCTATCCCAACCTCATCCAGATGGCCTACCAGGCGGTCCGGCTGCTCGCGGGCGATATCCGGCCCGAACAGTTCCTGACCGGCGCGGGCGAAGAAGACGGCTTCTTCGACGCGCTCGCCAACGGCCCGGTGTCGGCCACCGATCCGCGCGTGCTGGGCGGCGATCTGGTGGACGTTCGGATGGAGCCCCGGCCATGA
- a CDS encoding type-F conjugative transfer system pilin assembly protein TrbC: MRICGLSASNARVLTALALLLSTSAPSHAQDAAPPVNAREHAQEQGGAAMDRLERATAARKAEAEARGPTALPTPSEESRRRAFEGLRKRAPSPAMDARARTALDKGKQAMAAERDAMAKRLGQALGLDAPDMAAVAGATTPLDAKGWVPVLFVSSSMPVTTLRTYAGQLERVGGVLAFRGMPGGLTRVAPMAKLSAEILRHDPGCEGPACAMRDVQLIVDPLIFRQQGVTRVPALAMVPGDPALPYCEREDDAPRAAHVIYGDAALSGLLEEYARLGGKQEVRDAQTRLQGR; encoded by the coding sequence ATGCGTATATGCGGGTTATCGGCCAGTAACGCGCGCGTCCTCACCGCGCTCGCCCTGCTGCTTTCCACTTCCGCGCCGTCCCACGCGCAGGACGCCGCGCCGCCGGTGAACGCCAGGGAACACGCGCAAGAGCAAGGCGGCGCGGCGATGGACCGGCTCGAACGCGCCACGGCCGCGCGCAAGGCCGAAGCGGAAGCGCGTGGCCCGACGGCGCTGCCAACCCCGTCCGAAGAGAGCCGCCGCCGCGCCTTCGAGGGGCTGCGCAAACGCGCCCCGTCGCCGGCGATGGACGCGCGGGCGCGCACCGCGCTCGACAAGGGCAAGCAAGCGATGGCCGCCGAGCGCGACGCCATGGCCAAACGGCTCGGCCAGGCACTCGGTCTCGATGCGCCCGACATGGCGGCGGTGGCGGGCGCGACCACGCCACTGGATGCCAAAGGCTGGGTGCCCGTCTTGTTCGTCTCGTCCTCGATGCCGGTGACGACATTGCGCACCTATGCCGGGCAACTCGAACGGGTTGGCGGCGTGCTGGCGTTCCGGGGAATGCCCGGCGGTCTCACCAGGGTCGCGCCGATGGCGAAACTCTCGGCGGAAATCCTGCGCCATGATCCCGGATGCGAAGGCCCGGCCTGCGCGATGCGCGACGTGCAGCTGATCGTCGATCCGCTGATTTTCCGCCAGCAGGGCGTCACCCGCGTGCCCGCGCTCGCCATGGTGCCGGGCGATCCGGCGCTCCCCTATTGCGAGCGCGAGGATGATGCCCCGCGCGCCGCGCATGTCATCTACGGCGACGCGGCGCTTTCCGGACTTCTCGAAGAATATGCCCGCCTCGGCGGCAAGCAGGAGGTCCGCGATGCTCAGACTCGCCTTCAGGGCCGCTAG
- a CDS encoding conjugal transfer protein TraG N-terminal domain-containing protein: MHRLVRALSVLIALFAASPALAIDASFHTYDGFAETVDAFRLVSMIFGDSRYETLVLIVAVVGIAVGVLLASIRGQGMGIVTFGFQMLIGVGLFVGLVATTGTVHVYDRVRNAYQPVGDVPNLIVLVAGMTNMMERALAEVIDDNTTDPHAKLEFGAGGHSFDLFLNAASPRGPMTDTFLDATIKDYVRQCYPVARVSPAYGVDDDQLFRTATDLPGAFAAMAGPATFSTVFTATDKGGTTVSCNEAWEHISTRLSEPALFDNYVAQVCTRTGYDIGNATQLQRCRSNIGELGQMMMDTPLSLQQFLTNVMLGSTVGDVLFEDSPATAARVMANRAVVSSGLATMSTANEWMPTIRATVFGIMLFMMPVALLFILTPINLRVASFALGLFVFVALWGVIDAGIYQLTLGRATDVLAEMRANHVAANAWMLAPSSAMKALAIFGSFRTASAGLAGAFVFTVFRFSGNVFTSFTSGALGVQGQGTAAAAPLATSEGYAGALEAQAGAAGTMARRGAASNFGDFGERTTFGANRAFGAASSVLGEHGGGASGTAAFGLGKLDAARELGGLSPALTGRSLTDPATVRAVRDNATTSAIHNFAEKDALRSLGTGYFGEGQSGERAFAAFAQKMVQWKAFGDTRAYDMMLSGAQRHFERSGYDQQDAALKASTVIAQASADPTFAKLIANTFDQEQMLRNDLTGAQIQVGAMEGRRDFAGDNVRRIERGNVATEQAHRTGSNEGQRNASSMLGLSVQETSRRVAFINALSGEARSTAISQLSRATGRNEAQVMRALETYNAAVQVGTADGATAEAAREGTSVYGRTREAAGFDFAERSGKLDAQREVGHDGTRSAARIGEQRRQADNAGFAEGAAAAGMSVRQAAHLDSFIRTLSQGAGNQVDMAEGGAAGIADRARNERLTRIIDNERLTRMQKLLADHGVDMSKREIAMAQNGDLSLNLTPETAAQMWRGGLINESQLGAVANGGRARFSFADNDLLVSSSVGFQQSARNDTSTRFEAGKQAGPDTIEHFLSSGEQGQAMMQNWLRGGFEMDRHGNWRLNPQVADTLTRDVQAIIAQTGWQRGLSRSAQDQTTMGTTIGAHVGGTISANESEATGGRGQPSGKGQQSNQSPITQKGRSTSGRVGGSLGFESRDVGTTSETAQSAIDIVNYDVRNAIAAAERAAARSGSPEAAFSRELSERILGPNGMRNRYLQDADSGRATFDITGPLTSIEQNSVLKSGRFSTDLDNSPGDGDSSFKKR; this comes from the coding sequence ATGCATCGCCTCGTTCGCGCTCTCTCGGTCCTGATCGCTCTCTTCGCGGCCAGTCCCGCCCTGGCGATCGATGCGAGTTTCCACACCTATGACGGCTTTGCCGAGACGGTGGATGCCTTCCGCCTCGTCTCGATGATCTTCGGTGACTCGCGTTACGAGACATTGGTGCTGATCGTCGCGGTGGTGGGCATCGCGGTCGGCGTGCTGCTCGCGAGCATCCGCGGGCAAGGCATGGGTATCGTCACCTTCGGGTTCCAGATGCTGATCGGCGTCGGGCTGTTCGTCGGCCTGGTCGCGACTACCGGCACGGTCCATGTCTATGACCGCGTCCGCAACGCCTATCAGCCGGTCGGCGATGTGCCGAACCTCATCGTGCTGGTCGCGGGCATGACCAACATGATGGAACGCGCGCTCGCGGAGGTGATCGACGACAACACCACCGATCCGCATGCCAAGCTGGAATTTGGCGCGGGCGGGCACAGTTTCGACCTGTTCCTCAATGCCGCATCCCCGCGCGGGCCGATGACCGACACCTTCCTCGATGCGACGATCAAGGACTATGTCCGGCAATGCTATCCGGTCGCGCGGGTTTCACCGGCCTATGGGGTCGACGACGATCAGCTGTTCCGCACGGCGACCGATCTTCCTGGCGCCTTTGCGGCAATGGCCGGACCGGCGACCTTCAGCACCGTGTTCACCGCTACCGACAAGGGCGGCACGACCGTGAGCTGCAATGAGGCCTGGGAGCATATCTCGACACGCCTTTCGGAGCCCGCGCTGTTCGACAATTATGTCGCGCAGGTCTGCACCCGCACCGGCTACGACATCGGCAATGCGACCCAGCTTCAGCGCTGCCGGTCCAACATCGGCGAACTCGGCCAGATGATGATGGATACGCCGCTCTCGCTCCAGCAATTCCTGACCAACGTGATGCTCGGCAGCACGGTGGGCGACGTATTGTTCGAGGATAGCCCCGCCACCGCCGCGCGCGTCATGGCCAATCGCGCGGTCGTCTCGTCCGGCCTTGCCACCATGTCCACCGCGAACGAGTGGATGCCGACGATCCGCGCCACGGTGTTCGGGATCATGCTGTTCATGATGCCCGTCGCGCTGCTGTTCATCCTCACCCCGATCAACCTGCGCGTCGCAAGCTTCGCGCTCGGCCTGTTCGTGTTCGTGGCGCTCTGGGGCGTGATCGACGCCGGGATCTATCAGCTGACGCTCGGCCGCGCGACCGATGTGCTGGCCGAGATGCGCGCCAACCATGTCGCGGCCAATGCCTGGATGCTGGCGCCGTCGTCCGCGATGAAGGCGCTCGCCATCTTCGGGAGTTTCCGCACCGCATCTGCCGGTTTGGCAGGCGCTTTCGTGTTCACCGTGTTCCGCTTCTCCGGCAATGTATTCACCTCGTTCACATCCGGCGCGCTCGGCGTGCAGGGCCAGGGCACGGCGGCGGCAGCGCCGCTTGCCACCAGCGAAGGCTATGCCGGCGCGCTCGAAGCGCAGGCGGGGGCTGCGGGCACGATGGCGCGCCGGGGCGCGGCCTCGAACTTCGGGGACTTCGGCGAACGCACGACCTTCGGCGCCAATCGGGCGTTCGGTGCGGCGAGCAGCGTGCTCGGCGAACATGGCGGCGGCGCCAGCGGGACGGCCGCGTTCGGCTTGGGCAAGCTCGATGCGGCGCGCGAACTGGGCGGCCTCTCCCCTGCCCTCACCGGCCGCAGCCTCACCGATCCCGCGACCGTGCGCGCCGTGCGCGACAATGCGACGACGAGCGCCATCCATAATTTTGCCGAGAAGGATGCGCTGCGCAGCCTTGGCACCGGCTATTTTGGCGAGGGACAGTCCGGGGAGCGCGCCTTCGCCGCCTTCGCGCAGAAGATGGTCCAGTGGAAGGCGTTCGGGGATACCCGCGCCTATGACATGATGCTGTCCGGCGCGCAGCGGCATTTCGAGAGGAGCGGCTACGACCAGCAGGATGCCGCGCTCAAAGCCTCGACGGTGATCGCGCAGGCGTCGGCCGATCCGACCTTCGCCAAGCTGATCGCTAATACCTTCGACCAGGAGCAGATGCTGAGGAACGATCTGACCGGCGCGCAGATCCAGGTCGGCGCGATGGAAGGCAGGCGCGATTTTGCTGGCGACAATGTAAGGCGGATCGAGCGCGGCAATGTCGCGACCGAGCAGGCGCATAGGACCGGCAGCAATGAGGGCCAGCGCAACGCTTCCTCCATGCTCGGCCTCTCCGTTCAGGAAACCTCCCGACGCGTCGCCTTTATCAACGCGCTATCCGGAGAGGCTCGCTCCACCGCCATTTCCCAACTGTCGCGCGCAACGGGCAGAAATGAAGCGCAGGTCATGCGGGCGCTCGAAACCTACAATGCCGCCGTGCAGGTCGGCACCGCCGACGGTGCGACCGCCGAGGCCGCGCGCGAGGGCACCAGCGTCTATGGGCGCACCCGCGAGGCAGCGGGCTTCGATTTTGCCGAACGGTCGGGCAAGCTCGACGCGCAGCGTGAGGTCGGTCACGACGGGACACGGTCCGCCGCCCGGATCGGTGAGCAGCGGCGGCAGGCCGACAACGCCGGGTTCGCGGAAGGCGCGGCCGCGGCGGGCATGTCGGTGCGACAGGCCGCACATCTCGACAGCTTCATCCGCACGCTCAGCCAGGGTGCCGGCAATCAGGTCGATATGGCCGAAGGCGGCGCGGCAGGCATCGCTGATCGCGCCCGCAACGAACGGTTGACGCGGATCATCGACAATGAGCGCTTGACCCGCATGCAGAAGTTGCTGGCCGATCATGGGGTGGACATGTCGAAGCGCGAGATCGCCATGGCGCAGAATGGCGATCTGAGCCTCAATCTTACCCCGGAGACGGCGGCGCAGATGTGGCGTGGCGGGCTCATCAACGAAAGCCAGCTCGGCGCGGTCGCCAATGGCGGGCGGGCAAGGTTCTCGTTCGCCGACAACGATCTTCTCGTCTCCAGCTCGGTCGGGTTCCAGCAATCGGCACGCAACGACACCTCCACGCGGTTCGAGGCGGGCAAGCAGGCAGGCCCTGACACCATTGAACACTTCCTCAGCAGCGGCGAACAGGGCCAGGCGATGATGCAGAACTGGCTGCGCGGCGGGTTCGAGATGGATCGGCATGGCAACTGGCGGCTTAACCCGCAGGTGGCCGATACGCTTACGCGCGACGTCCAGGCGATCATCGCGCAGACCGGATGGCAGCGCGGGCTCTCACGATCCGCGCAGGACCAGACCACGATGGGGACCACTATCGGCGCTCATGTTGGCGGCACTATCAGTGCCAATGAGTCGGAAGCGACGGGCGGTCGCGGACAACCTAGCGGCAAAGGGCAACAATCGAACCAAAGCCCGATCACCCAAAAGGGACGCTCCACATCGGGGCGTGTCGGTGGGAGTCTTGGGTTTGAGAGCCGTGACGTTGGCACCACGAGCGAGACGGCGCAGTCAGCGATTGATATCGTGAACTACGACGTCCGCAATGCAATAGCAGCGGCTGAACGGGCGGCTGCCCGCTCCGGCAGCCCGGAAGCGGCCTTCTCGCGCGAACTATCGGAACGCATTCTTGGCCCGAACGGGATGCGCAATCGCTACCTGCAGGATGCGGATTCCGGGCGAGCTACGTTCGATATCACCGGTCCGCTCACCTCAATCGAACAGAATTCCGTCCTGAAAAGTGGTCGGTTCTCGACCGATCTCGATAACAGCCCCGGCGACGGGGACAGTAGCTTCAAGAAGCGTTAA
- a CDS encoding S26 family signal peptidase has protein sequence MLRLAFRAARSGWAELKLLPLKAAVALGSSGLGQPPRPKQLWKAFGIVLPVGLLAWWAIPQATIVMSPSIDAWLVRKAPGPINRGDFVSFTLSHPLAGPKPVDVTKMALCLPGDRIDWIEKPSSASGPIHPGEWDGWYFCNGKLLGISKPYGHNGQKLEHWRPFYPTIPAGMIYVGSSHASGFDSRYYGPVAIERLKRMEKLL, from the coding sequence ATGCTCAGACTCGCCTTCAGGGCCGCTAGATCCGGCTGGGCCGAACTGAAGCTGCTGCCGCTCAAGGCCGCGGTCGCGCTCGGCAGTTCCGGCCTCGGCCAGCCACCCCGGCCCAAACAGCTATGGAAGGCGTTCGGGATCGTCCTGCCGGTCGGCCTACTGGCCTGGTGGGCCATTCCCCAGGCGACCATCGTGATGAGCCCGTCGATCGACGCCTGGCTCGTCCGCAAGGCGCCAGGGCCGATCAACCGCGGCGACTTCGTATCGTTTACCCTGTCGCATCCGCTCGCCGGTCCCAAGCCGGTCGATGTCACCAAGATGGCGCTGTGCCTGCCGGGCGACCGCATCGACTGGATCGAGAAGCCGTCGTCTGCATCTGGGCCCATCCATCCCGGCGAATGGGATGGCTGGTACTTCTGCAACGGCAAGCTGCTCGGGATCAGCAAGCCCTATGGGCATAACGGCCAGAAGCTCGAGCACTGGCGGCCGTTCTATCCGACGATCCCGGCGGGCATGATCTATGTCGGCTCGTCGCACGCCAGCGGGTTCGACAGCCGCTACTACGGCCCGGTCGCAATCGAGCGGCTGAAGCGCATGGAGAAGCTGCTGTGA
- a CDS encoding nucleotidyl transferase AbiEii/AbiGii toxin family protein has product MAFLDGYRRQVALLLRVMPHVAKEDIFALKGGTAINLFVRDLPRLSVDIDLTYLPIEDRATSLATIDAAMLRIKERIEEGLVGARIHASRSADEKIVTKLIVRADDVQIKIEVTPVLRGTVYDPVVMGVVPAVEDAFGFAEIQVVSFADLYAGKIVAALDRQHPRDLFDVRDLLANEGVTDDLRRAFLVYLASHNRPMAEVLAPARKPLAEEFERGFVGMTHQPITLAELESAREDIIACMVAGMPDTHRQFLVGFKRGEPDWALAGIDEARRLPAVLWKQRNLDRLDPGKRQELVAALEKQLLPG; this is encoded by the coding sequence ATGGCGTTTCTCGACGGCTACCGGAGACAGGTCGCTCTTCTTCTGCGTGTTATGCCTCACGTCGCGAAGGAGGATATCTTCGCGCTGAAAGGCGGAACAGCGATCAATCTGTTCGTGCGTGACCTGCCGCGACTTTCGGTGGACATCGACCTCACCTATCTGCCGATCGAGGACCGCGCGACCTCGCTCGCCACGATCGATGCGGCGATGCTGCGGATCAAGGAACGCATCGAGGAAGGACTGGTCGGAGCCAGGATTCATGCGTCGCGTTCCGCTGACGAAAAAATCGTCACCAAGCTCATCGTTCGTGCGGATGATGTGCAGATCAAGATCGAGGTCACGCCAGTGTTGCGCGGGACGGTCTATGATCCCGTCGTTATGGGTGTCGTTCCCGCAGTCGAGGACGCCTTTGGTTTTGCTGAGATTCAGGTGGTGTCCTTCGCCGATCTCTATGCGGGAAAAATCGTGGCGGCGCTCGACCGGCAGCACCCTCGCGACCTCTTCGACGTCCGCGACTTGCTGGCGAACGAAGGCGTCACAGACGATTTGCGACGTGCATTTCTCGTCTACCTCGCCAGCCATAATCGCCCGATGGCCGAGGTTCTCGCTCCCGCCCGTAAACCGCTCGCCGAGGAGTTCGAGCGCGGTTTCGTCGGAATGACTCACCAGCCGATCACTCTGGCGGAACTGGAATCAGCGCGTGAAGACATCATCGCGTGCATGGTTGCCGGGATGCCTGACACTCATCGGCAATTCCTTGTCGGCTTCAAGCGTGGTGAACCGGACTGGGCGCTTGCGGGCATTGATGAGGCGAGGCGACTGCCCGCGGTTTTGTGGAAGCAACGTAACCTGGACCGGTTGGACCCTGGCAAGAGGCAGGAGCTTGTTGCCGCGTTGGAGAAGCAATTGCTGCCGGGATAG
- a CDS encoding helix-turn-helix transcriptional regulator has product MYVNARLRETLSRFNVASSMEALLAALADAATKMGFPYVAMIQHGGLPRLVERALVITNYPAEFVRFYTESHAYVIDPVYEVSQLLDRPFSWDEIPGYVDLTGTQSALFEEARLHGLVHGVTVPLHIPSESHASCTFARAEPIMASPSLLTTLHIVAAFGFKAGLRLHHASRGHDVPRLTRREAQCTALVAVGKSDWEISQILGLSETSVRYFVSHAKQRYGVYKRSELVARALIDAQILRNDQGIIEAGPRRPRHRAKRRSP; this is encoded by the coding sequence ATGTATGTCAATGCCAGACTGCGTGAGACACTCTCACGCTTCAATGTCGCTTCTTCAATGGAAGCGCTGCTCGCCGCCTTAGCTGATGCCGCCACGAAAATGGGCTTCCCCTATGTCGCGATGATCCAACATGGCGGCCTCCCACGCTTGGTCGAACGGGCGCTGGTTATTACCAACTATCCGGCGGAGTTCGTGCGTTTCTACACCGAGAGCCACGCGTACGTCATCGATCCAGTCTATGAGGTGAGCCAGTTGCTGGACCGCCCGTTCAGCTGGGACGAGATTCCCGGTTATGTCGATCTCACAGGCACACAATCAGCCCTGTTCGAAGAAGCGCGGCTGCATGGTCTCGTCCACGGTGTCACCGTGCCGCTCCACATACCGAGCGAATCCCATGCGTCTTGCACTTTCGCACGCGCGGAGCCGATCATGGCTTCGCCATCGCTACTGACGACGCTCCACATCGTCGCTGCCTTCGGGTTCAAGGCGGGCCTCAGACTACATCATGCCTCGCGCGGACATGACGTACCCAGGCTCACGCGCCGCGAAGCTCAATGCACGGCATTGGTCGCCGTCGGCAAGAGCGATTGGGAGATCAGCCAGATACTCGGTCTGAGCGAGACCTCGGTGCGCTATTTCGTCTCCCACGCAAAGCAGCGTTACGGCGTCTACAAGCGCTCAGAGCTTGTCGCCAGGGCGCTCATCGACGCGCAGATCCTTCGAAACGACCAAGGGATCATTGAGGCTGGACCCCGCCGCCCGCGCCACAGGGCGAAACGGCGCAGTCCTTGA
- a CDS encoding conjugal transfer protein TraH, producing MTSPRRRLPLLTLPLLACLSFATPASAQSWAESWFDNVTYTSPGSFEDQTRGYITAGGMSGRIDVHNDYLMSVTLPKVRAGCGGIDMFLGGMSFLDPDYLVQKLESILQAAPAVAFQYLLETLDEKMGNIISKMEAATNFLNSIQVNDCRLANRMVQIAKGDDNMSGIIEEMTGYKSVREGFSKSYQQSREKIQANQGNPTEDLRDALENCPAEVTDIFKTGSLLAHAAARVGASDWAGVMRARVGDVYMRWDPADKVPLFTAIPACARQDTESVDDFLTGKVQTRAIAVPPTAADCSTDGSGKGALVLARGRMESIAVKIRTRAALTAEERQFVANVRTLPVYRLLEWGVRQGLVESVIGDTDELVALTLAYQMLNDLTRSIDFAVSNAERGVTAAGAADAGSARICQTRILAKGIEQLSGLRDEVLRQRAQMRQSYMAALNQANLSANYAGVVRQRDRDARDAAGAAANRNR from the coding sequence ATGACTTCGCCGCGTCGCCGCCTGCCCCTGCTCACCCTCCCTCTGCTGGCATGCCTTTCCTTTGCCACCCCGGCTTCCGCGCAAAGCTGGGCCGAGAGCTGGTTCGACAATGTGACCTACACCAGCCCGGGCTCTTTCGAGGATCAGACCCGCGGCTATATCACCGCGGGCGGTATGTCGGGCCGGATCGACGTCCATAACGACTATCTGATGAGCGTCACGCTGCCCAAGGTCCGCGCGGGCTGCGGAGGGATCGATATGTTTTTGGGCGGCATGTCGTTCCTCGACCCCGACTATCTCGTCCAGAAGCTCGAAAGCATCCTTCAGGCTGCCCCGGCGGTCGCTTTCCAGTATCTGCTGGAAACGCTCGACGAGAAGATGGGTAACATCATCTCGAAGATGGAGGCCGCCACCAATTTCCTGAACTCGATCCAGGTCAACGATTGCCGCCTCGCCAACCGCATGGTGCAGATCGCCAAGGGCGATGACAATATGTCGGGCATCATCGAGGAAATGACCGGCTATAAGAGCGTGCGGGAGGGCTTTTCCAAGAGCTATCAGCAGAGCCGCGAGAAGATCCAGGCGAACCAGGGCAATCCGACCGAGGATTTGCGCGACGCGCTGGAAAACTGCCCGGCGGAAGTCACGGATATCTTCAAGACCGGCTCGCTGCTAGCCCACGCCGCCGCGCGTGTCGGCGCGTCCGACTGGGCCGGCGTCATGCGCGCCCGCGTTGGCGACGTCTATATGCGCTGGGACCCGGCGGACAAGGTTCCGCTGTTCACCGCCATCCCCGCCTGCGCACGGCAGGACACCGAGAGTGTCGACGATTTCCTGACCGGCAAGGTCCAGACCCGCGCGATCGCAGTGCCGCCGACCGCGGCCGATTGCTCGACCGACGGCAGCGGCAAGGGCGCACTGGTGCTCGCACGCGGCCGGATGGAGTCGATCGCGGTCAAGATTCGCACGCGCGCGGCGTTGACGGCAGAGGAGCGGCAGTTCGTCGCCAATGTGCGCACCCTCCCCGTCTATCGTCTTCTGGAATGGGGCGTGCGCCAGGGGCTGGTCGAGAGCGTGATCGGCGATACCGACGAACTGGTCGCGTTGACGCTCGCATACCAGATGCTCAACGACCTCACGCGCAGCATAGATTTTGCCGTGTCCAATGCCGAACGTGGCGTGACCGCCGCCGGTGCGGCCGATGCCGGCAGCGCCAGGATCTGCCAGACTCGCATCCTCGCCAAGGGCATCGAGCAATTGAGCGGGCTGCGCGACGAGGTGCTGCGCCAGCGCGCGCAGATGCGCCAATCCTACATGGCCGCTCTCAACCAGGCGAACCTCTCGGCCAACTATGCCGGGGTCGTGCGCCAGCGCGACCGCGATGCGCGCGACGCCGCCGGCGCCGCCGCCAACCGCAACCGCTGA